One window of Methanobrevibacter sp. TMH8 genomic DNA carries:
- the frhA gene encoding coenzyme F420 hydrogenase subunit alpha: protein MSERIVISPTSRQEGHAELVMEVDDEGIVTKGRYFSITPVRGLEKLVAGKAPETAPVMCQRICGVCPIPHTLASVEAMDDSLDIEIPKAAKLLRELTLAAHTVNSHAIHHFLIATDVVPENLFADAVNSVSTIRKNAQYVVDMVAGEGIHPSDIRIGGMASNISELARKKLYSRLKALVPVVDSHVELITGLVADKGFPEGLGVHDQPVFASDKIYGKKEFFDLDRFTEIMPESWYDDAEIAKRACSTIPLYDGVNVETGPRARAAKFGGFKDQGVVAQHVARAVEMKTYLSRAIAILDELDTSANTMADFDPRGTNKLGIGPIEGPRGTDIHMAQVADGKTQFYSALVPTTWNIPTMGPATEGFHHEWGPHVIRAYDPCLSCATHVMVVDDEDKSVVKNEMVRI from the coding sequence TTGAGCGAAAGAATAGTTATATCTCCTACATCTCGACAAGAAGGACATGCTGAGCTTGTCATGGAAGTTGATGATGAAGGGATAGTTACCAAAGGAAGATACTTTAGTATCACACCTGTTAGAGGCTTAGAGAAACTCGTAGCTGGTAAAGCACCTGAGACTGCACCAGTTATGTGTCAGAGGATTTGTGGTGTATGCCCAATACCTCATACTTTAGCTTCCGTAGAGGCAATGGATGATTCATTAGATATTGAAATTCCTAAAGCCGCAAAGTTGTTGAGAGAATTAACCTTAGCTGCACACACAGTTAACAGTCACGCTATACACCATTTTTTAATAGCTACTGATGTTGTGCCAGAAAACTTATTTGCTGATGCTGTAAACAGTGTTTCTACAATAAGAAAAAATGCACAATATGTTGTAGATATGGTTGCTGGTGAAGGTATCCACCCATCTGATATTAGAATAGGTGGTATGGCTAGTAACATTAGTGAATTAGCTAGGAAAAAATTATATTCAAGATTAAAAGCATTAGTACCTGTTGTAGATTCACATGTTGAATTAATTACTGGTTTAGTTGCAGACAAAGGATTCCCAGAAGGTTTAGGTGTACATGACCAACCTGTATTTGCTAGTGATAAAATTTACGGTAAAAAAGAATTCTTTGATTTAGATAGATTTACTGAAATCATGCCTGAAAGTTGGTATGATGATGCAGAAATAGCTAAAAGAGCTTGTTCTACCATTCCTTTATACGATGGTGTAAATGTAGAAACTGGTCCAAGAGCAAGAGCAGCTAAATTCGGAGGATTCAAAGATCAAGGAGTTGTAGCTCAACATGTAGCTAGAGCTGTAGAAATGAAAACTTATCTTTCTAGAGCAATTGCTATCTTAGACGAGTTAGATACTTCTGCAAATACTATGGCTGACTTTGACCCAAGAGGTACAAATAAGCTTGGTATTGGACCTATTGAAGGACCTAGAGGAACTGATATTCACATGGCACAAGTTGCTGATGGAAAAACTCAATTCTATAGTGCATTAGTACCTACTACTTGGAATATTCCAACTATGGGGCCTGCAACCGAAGGATTCCATCATGAATGGGGACCTCACGTAATACGAGCTTATGACCCTTGTTTATCTTGTGCTACTCATGTAATGGTAGTAGATGATGAAGACAAGAGCGTTGTTAAAAACGAAATGGTAAGAATCTAA
- the frhB gene encoding coenzyme F420 hydrogenase subunit beta → MVLGTYKEAVSARATDKQIQKVSQDGGIVTALLSYALDEGIIEGAVVAGPGEELWKPEPLVAMTADEIISAAGTKYTFSPNVAALKSAVRQYGLEKVGTVGIPCQLQGIRKMQSYPFGTRFLADKLALVVGIFCMENFPFASLETFISEKMKSSPEVTEKMDIGKGKFWIKSLGEEIGLPLKETHGYEQAGCNICPDYTAELADVSTGSVGSPDGWSTVLKRTDAGASIFDQAVEAGIIETKAMDSVKPGLPLLEKLSQGKKDNAKKESDSRRELGLPVPF, encoded by the coding sequence ATGGTATTAGGTACTTACAAAGAAGCTGTATCTGCAAGAGCTACTGACAAACAAATCCAAAAAGTCTCACAAGATGGTGGAATCGTAACAGCATTATTATCTTATGCATTAGATGAAGGAATTATTGAAGGAGCTGTAGTAGCAGGACCTGGCGAAGAATTATGGAAACCAGAACCTCTCGTAGCTATGACTGCTGATGAAATCATTTCCGCAGCAGGAACAAAATACACTTTCTCTCCGAACGTTGCTGCATTGAAAAGTGCTGTAAGACAATACGGTCTTGAAAAAGTTGGAACTGTTGGAATTCCATGTCAATTACAAGGTATCAGAAAAATGCAATCTTATCCATTTGGAACAAGATTCTTAGCTGATAAATTAGCATTAGTAGTTGGTATTTTCTGTATGGAAAACTTCCCATTTGCTTCACTTGAGACTTTCATCAGTGAAAAAATGAAATCTTCACCTGAAGTAACTGAGAAAATGGATATTGGAAAAGGTAAATTCTGGATTAAATCATTAGGAGAAGAAATCGGTCTCCCATTAAAAGAAACTCACGGATATGAACAAGCTGGATGTAATATTTGTCCAGATTATACTGCTGAGTTAGCTGATGTGTCTACCGGTTCTGTAGGTTCTCCAGATGGTTGGTCTACTGTTCTCAAAAGAACTGATGCTGGTGCTTCAATATTTGACCAAGCTGTAGAAGCTGGAATTATTGAAACTAAAGCAATGGATAGTGTAAAACCAGGATTACCATTACTAGAAAAACTATCACAAGGCAAGAAAGATAACGCTAAAAAAGAAAGTGACAGTAGAAGAGAATTAGGACTTCCAGTCCCATTCTAA
- the frhD gene encoding coenzyme F420-reducing hydrogenase, FrhD protein has translation MPYDAETLVVGCGNILFKDDGFGPEVINALEEYFKDKEMPNDTMFIDAGTGATHFIFTLPHESWKKIIVVDVVEFDAEPGTLKIFSPYDMPRGAYENVHSWPVEEPLHDLAEKIEVVIVGCKPKEISAPNVDMGLTEPVKNSIPKAIEMILKEIGV, from the coding sequence ATGCCATACGATGCAGAAACATTAGTTGTAGGGTGCGGAAACATACTCTTTAAAGATGATGGTTTCGGACCTGAAGTTATTAATGCTTTAGAAGAATATTTTAAAGATAAAGAAATGCCAAATGACACCATGTTTATTGATGCAGGAACTGGTGCAACACACTTTATATTTACTTTACCACATGAAAGTTGGAAAAAGATAATTGTAGTTGATGTTGTGGAGTTTGATGCAGAACCAGGAACTCTAAAAATTTTTAGTCCTTATGACATGCCACGGGGAGCATATGAAAATGTTCATTCATGGCCTGTTGAAGAACCACTTCATGATTTAGCTGAAAAAATCGAAGTAGTTATCGTAGGATGTAAACCAAAGGAAATTTCTGCACCGAATGTGGATATGGGCTTGACTGAGCCTGTAAAAAATTCAATCCCTAAAGCCATTGAGATGATTTTAAAAGAAATAGGGGTTTAG
- the frhG gene encoding coenzyme F420 hydrogenase subunit gamma: protein MLARIKRFLGLGGKQVQQAKPIKPKDDESSQQEVEKVADKPRIGYFHLSGCSGDGMALTENYDILADLLTDMVDIVYGQTLVDVWYDDENNPYAIDDMPEMDLALVEGSVCLQDEHSMHELKKLREKAKLVCAYGSCAMNGCFTRYCRGGQQAQPKHEAFLPIGDIIQVDCSMPGCPVSPEIVAKTVVALINGDMEYLQPMLDMAGCTANCGCDLQKNIVNKSLCTGCGTCAMACQTRAIEMREGRPEVNIDRCIKCGICYTHCPRSWFPAEQINKDLGL, encoded by the coding sequence ATGCTTGCAAGAATTAAAAGGTTTTTAGGACTTGGAGGTAAACAAGTACAACAAGCTAAGCCAATTAAGCCAAAAGATGATGAATCTTCACAACAGGAGGTTGAAAAAGTGGCTGATAAACCAAGAATAGGATATTTTCACTTGAGTGGGTGCTCTGGTGACGGTATGGCATTAACTGAAAATTATGACATACTCGCTGACCTACTTACTGATATGGTAGACATTGTATACGGACAAACCTTAGTTGACGTATGGTATGATGATGAAAACAACCCATACGCAATTGATGACATGCCAGAAATGGATTTAGCATTAGTTGAAGGGTCCGTTTGTTTACAAGATGAACATAGTATGCATGAACTTAAAAAATTAAGAGAAAAAGCTAAATTAGTATGTGCTTATGGATCATGTGCTATGAATGGATGTTTCACCAGATATTGTCGTGGTGGACAACAAGCACAACCAAAACATGAAGCATTTTTACCAATTGGAGACATAATCCAAGTAGATTGTTCAATGCCAGGTTGTCCTGTATCTCCAGAAATTGTAGCTAAAACTGTAGTTGCACTTATAAACGGAGACATGGAATACTTACAACCTATGCTCGACATGGCTGGATGCACAGCTAACTGTGGTTGCGATTTACAAAAAAATATTGTTAATAAATCTCTTTGTACTGGATGTGGAACTTGTGCAATGGCTTGTCAAACTAGAGCTATTGAAATGAGAGAAGGAAGACCAGAAGTAAATATAGACAGATGTATTAAATGTGGTATATGCTACACTCACTGTCCAAGAAGCTGGTTCCCTGCAGAACAGATCAATAAGGATTTAGGACTATAG
- a CDS encoding endoglucanase: MKNSNIIISVIIVLCIAGGVTAYSITNPEGSIFSLPGFTPSSDSGAGDLAGDNGVNNGTTSNSSGSTGGSSSGSSNGGSSSQSSGSSGSNVHIGMTSSQAQTIINNAVGEPGAYAGSAQWDSSINMWVAKIYDKDGNVVDAIGVDSNKRTNRV; the protein is encoded by the coding sequence ATGAAAAATTCAAATATAATTATTTCAGTTATAATAGTGTTATGTATAGCTGGGGGAGTAACAGCTTACAGCATTACCAACCCAGAAGGAAGCATATTTAGTCTTCCAGGTTTCACTCCATCAAGTGATAGTGGAGCTGGAGATTTAGCTGGCGATAATGGTGTAAACAACGGAACAACAAGTAACAGTAGTGGAAGTACTGGTGGAAGTTCAAGTGGATCTTCAAATGGAGGATCTAGTAGTCAGAGCTCTGGAAGTAGTGGAAGTAATGTCCATATAGGAATGACTTCATCACAAGCACAAACAATTATCAACAATGCTGTTGGTGAACCCGGAGCTTATGCAGGCAGTGCACAATGGGATAGCTCTATAAATATGTGGGTAGCAAAAATTTACGACAAAGATGGAAATGTTGTAGATGCCATTGGTGTCGATTCAAATAAGCGTACCAATAGAGTATAA